Genomic segment of Longimicrobiaceae bacterium:
CCCATCACTCCGGCCCCCACGTGCCGTCGGCGTACGCCTGGCGCTGGGCCCGAGCCGCCTGCGCCTTGAGCGGCGACCTGTCCCCCGACGCCATGTAGCGCGTCATCCCCGCCGCGATGGCGCCCGGCACGCGCCCGCCCTGGCCGCCCTTGCGCACGTAGACGACCACCGTGTACTTCGCCCGCCCGTCCGGCCCGAACATCAGCCCCGCGAACCAGCCGTCGGGCGTCGCCTGGTGCGCCACGTCAGCCGTTCCCGTCTTTCCGCCCATGTCCCATCCCGTGCCCAGGAGCGTGGGCAGCACGCTCACCGCGGTGCCCTTGTGCACCACTTCCAGCATCGCCTCCTGCAGCTTGGCCGCGGTCGTCGCCTTCATCACCCGCCGCCCCTCGTGCGCCACGCGGTCCGCCTCGATGCTGGGCTGCATCATCACCCCGCCGTTGCCGATGGACTGGACGAAGCGCGACACGGCGATGGGCGTCACGTCCACCGGCCCCTGCCCGATGGCGAGCAGCGCCCACTCGTGCAGGTTGTACTTGGACAGGATGCGCAGCCGGGCCTGCGGCGGGCTCATGCGCTGCGCCCACGCGTCCGAGCTGGTGCTCCAGAAGTCGTGCTGCGTGTCCACCGCCGGCTTGTCGGAGTACGGCTCGAAGCCGAAGCTGCGGTACTGGTCGATGAACGGCTGCACCCCCAGCCGCTGCCGGGCGATGAACGCCATCTGGATCGCCGCGGTGTTGCAGGACACGCGCAGCATCTCGCGCGGCGCCTCCAGGTTGGCGAACTCGTGGCTCTCGAAGTTGCGGATGGCGCGGTTGCCCGCCATCACCCGCGGCGGGCAGGGCATGTGCACGTCGCCCAGCCCGTGGTCCCACCACACGGCCGAGAGGGCGAGCTTGAAGACGGACCCCGGCG
This window contains:
- a CDS encoding penicillin-binding transpeptidase domain-containing protein: MVDTLLDWILRGILALFGVGALVALLRSLRAAFGQRRERWAVRIAVGMFLFALVYAGGHLKLLADRDRIEAGRAAYSRFGDPRAAELNRAELRGWIYDCTGQEDKTLARYGVRDGEVQRIYPLDEAGANLVGGGAGAEDRDYTVERLFAKQLREPHGWDQSDNLHPVGTDMKLTLCSEPTREAWRLLNGQGREGAVIVQDVKTGALVAYAATGAPNQAPFGIKRYAPPGSVFKLALSAVWWDHGLGDVHMPCPPRVMAGNRAIRNFESHEFANLEAPREMLRVSCNTAAIQMAFIARQRLGVQPFIDQYRSFGFEPYSDKPAVDTQHDFWSTSSDAWAQRMSPPQARLRILSKYNLHEWALLAIGQGPVDVTPIAVSRFVQSIGNGGVMMQPSIEADRVAHEGRRVMKATTAAKLQEAMLEVVHKGTAVSVLPTLLGTGWDMGGKTGTADVAHQATPDGWFAGLMFGPDGRAKYTVVVYVRKGGQGGRVPGAIAAGMTRYMASGDRSPLKAQAARAQRQAYADGTWGPE